The genomic interval GAGACGGAGACGGCGAACGCAGAGACGCTGGGTCCATTCGAGCTACAGCGGCTCCGGCGCAATGAACTGTTGCGCGCCGCAGGCATACGTCCGGCGCCCTGCCGCACCTGGCCACCACCGGAATTCGAGACGCTCAAACCGCGCTTTTACCGCGTGCGACGCCTTTGGTGGCCAGTCCGCAGATACCTGCGGCGCTTCCTGTGATCTTTTTTCTCGACGCCAGCTCGCTCGTTAAGCTTTACCAAGACGAGACGGGCGCTGAAACGATGCGCGAGCTGTTCCGTCGCCCTGAGCTGTACGGCGCGTTCTTCGTATCTGAGCTCGTGTCCCTGGAAGTTGTAGTGCGCCTGGCAAAGGGTGCCCGGATAGGCGGCCGGAAGGCGCGCCGGAGGCGGGATCGCGTGCTGAGGCAGCATGCTAGCCATCGTACCGCGTTTTTTACGATACTGAATATGGAGCCTCGTGTCGTACACGAGGCTGAATCGATCGCGATTGCATTCAGCGATTCCGGTGCGGGAACGCTGGACCTGCTCCATGCGGCCTCCGCGCAACAGGTGAGTGAGCTTGTACCGCACGAGCCGCTCGTGTTCGTGGCGGCGGACCGCAAGCTGCGGTCGCTTGCGGAGCGGATCGGGTTCCGAACCTTCGATCCAGAGAACGGCGACCCGGCACTGCTCACCCCCTCACGCATGGTTGCGGAATGACGCTCTCGCTGGTGGCGGG from Longimicrobium sp. carries:
- a CDS encoding type II toxin-antitoxin system VapC family toxin, with translation MIFFLDASSLVKLYQDETGAETMRELFRRPELYGAFFVSELVSLEVVVRLAKGARIGGRKARRRRDRVLRQHASHRTAFFTILNMEPRVVHEAESIAIAFSDSGAGTLDLLHAASAQQVSELVPHEPLVFVAADRKLRSLAERIGFRTFDPENGDPALLTPSRMVAE